CGACAGGGTGCTCGTTAAGCCCGTAGCGATCCGTGTCCTGGTCGGCCAAGGCGAAGGTGGAGTAGGCCCCGTCCTTGTAGAACACGTTCGGGTCTCGCGCGTGGCTGACAGTTCCGGCGGTCAGGGTGAAAATTGTTGCCAAAGCAATGAATTGCGAGACAAGGGGGCGGAGCGGGCGCGGCCTTGCGCCGCACGACGAGAGAAGACTCAGCATGATACGCCTGCGTCAGAAATTGATGGATCAGTGTACGACGGGAAGCGGGCGCTGGGGTAGCGCTATGGGGGTGGCCGGGGAGCCTTCGAGGCACGGACGTCGAGACCGACGTCCGTGCCATTTCCCGTCGAGGTAAGCGTCGTTAGCTCAGAAGAAGAATGTCATGCCGAGCACCACAGAATTGATCTGCTCAGCATTGTTGAAGGCCGCTTCCACCTGGGTGGTAGTGCCATCTACTTCGATGTCGAGCGTCTCCCACACCAAGTACATGATCAGCTTGCTGCCGAAGTACTGGTCGATGGAGAGGCCGAAGCGATCCATCTGCGAGTCGGTGATCATGCCGGTGGTCAGCGTGGCGTTGATGTCACCGAATTGATCGTTGTACTGGCCGTACCAACCCGTCAGTGCCGTGTCGCCCCAGGAGAAGAAGCTGCGCTTGACGCCGCCCTTGAACCACCACGCAGTGGTGTCGTCGCCGTAGCCAATGGCCTGCGCCGTGGCGCTCAGGTCTTCGGCTTCCTCGGACTGGAAGGCTAGGGTGCCGAAAATGCCTGAGTCCTTATGCATTAGGCCGGCCTGCACCTGCAGGTTGCTTGCGGACTCGTAAAAGGTCGTGCCGCCATTGTTTTCGGCGTAGCCGATGTGGAAGACACCGGTAGCACCGCCGAAGTCGTGGTTGTACTTCAGTGCGACGTCGTAGATGTCGTCGTTAGCGTAACCGATGGCGATGTTGAGGCCTTCGGTGATGGTCGGTAGGTCGTAGCGGATACCGTTGCGGTAGATACCGTTACAGTCGATACCGATACCGCCGGCGCCCTGCAGCTCGTTGCCGGTCAAACACTCGGCGAAGTCACCCCAGACCGCGGCCCCGTCACCGGTGCCTCGGATGCTGAAGCCGTTGAAGCGGAACAGCGGCGAGATCGAGGACCACAGCGTGAGCGAGGGGTCTGCCAGCACGGCGATGTTATCTGTCGGCATAGACTGCAGACCGAAGGTCAGCTTACCGGCCTTGCCTTCGACGTACGCGCTGCTGCCCAAAAGCCGGATGTCGCCACCGACCTGGGAATCGAAGTTGGTCTGGTTACTGAAGATGAGTGGCGTGAAGATGGACTGCGGCTCGAGGATTACCTCGAAGCCTGCTTTCATGCCCGAGTTGGGCAGCGGTGCCGAGCCAGCAAAGGTAATGCGGCTACCCAACGTCGTGCCGTTGTCCGACGTTTGTACGATGTCGGAACTCTCGCCATCGTCGTAGAAGGCTGCGCCTTCGTTGATCCACCCTGAAATGCTGAACGTCGCTTCGTCGTCCTGGGCCACTGCGGGATACGCAGCTGCCAGGGCTAGAGCGACGCCTGCCGTCAGGCCTCTCGTCTTCCATTTAGAGATCATCAATAGTTCCCCTCTTCTTCAACCGCAACGGCTCTCGATTGGTGTTGCGAGCACGCCGTTTACGCCCTCAAAGATCGCTAGTCCGTTGCTTCGGAGCTACGCCCCGAAGCGTCCGGAAGGGAGCAAGTCTCCAAGACAGACCCCCCGATCATCGCGAACTTCCCCGAATAGCGGAAAAAAACATAACTGATCATTCGCGACAATGCACGTAAGTTGCGGTTAATACGGACCCAACCCTTAATCACACAGTCTCGTAGGTGAGTTTTTCGCCACAAGGTGCTCGCGCCGTTCCTACCCTTGATGCACCTCACCGTTCACGGGTCGCCCAAGGTGGGTCAACGCACCACAAGTAGCATGGAGAGTTTGATGAGGAGATGGCGGAACAGGTTTAAGGGTGTTGGCGGCCCGTCGCCAGCAACGTCGGAGTGCACGTGGACAGCCAGGTACGGCTGGTCAGCGAACCCTATATCTAGATCGATTCTAGCTCCGAGCTTGCATCGTTGCGGATGCACCGTTAGCTGCGCTCCGCCTTCCCGAGCAACTAGACGGTGTTTGACGGACCTCCGGCCGAGGGGGTGTTGGGGTCTTGTCTGCGCGCTGCAGCAAACGATCGTAGCGCCTCGTTTCCGGGCCAACCTGGCGACTCCGTGCTCAAGTCGTTTCCTCTGCAAAACAATCGGCTACGTACTCGAACGGTCGGCCCTGCTGTCGCCAAGCTCGCAGCATCGTTGCTGCCAGGCCAAGGTAACTTCTTGCGAACCGCGCCCCGGCACAGCAGGGCGGTGCGACCCCGCCGCTCCGGGGCCGAGCGGATCGGAAAGGGCTACAGGCAACGTTCATAAGTCAGTCGACACAGTTAGCCTGCCGACGATCTGCGCATCGGGTCAGGCTCGCCGCAGGGCCCCATGGCAGTGTTCAGCGATGAGCCCCGCCAGCGCCCTCACCTGCGATGCCTGATGCCGGGGCCATGATCGGCGATCCTAACCTGCTCGCCCTCGTCGCGACGCACACGCGGGACATGATCATCGTCACCGACGCGCAGGAGCGCATCGTGTGGGTCAATGCTGCGTTCGTCGCGCGAACGGGCTACTCCGCCGAGGAGTCGATTGGCAATCGCCCGGCTCCTTGCTGCAGGGGCCGGCGACTGACCCTCGGCTGCGCCAGCGCGTAGCAGATGGACTCAGTGCGGCCGAGTCGATACGCGTGGAGCTCCTCAACTGCACCAAGCACGGCCAGGAGTACTGGATCGACATGGAGATCTCACGGTGACATCGAGTGCTTCGTGGCAGTCGAGCGCGACGTGACCGAGGCGCGCGAAGTCAGCGGCACCCTATCCGCCTTCCAGCAAGCGCTCAATGAACAGGCGATCGTCTCCATCGCCGATCGCACTGGCGCCATCCGCTTTGTGAATGACCGCTTCTGTGCGATCAACGCCTATGCGCGCGAAGAACTGCTCGGACAGGAACATCGGGTTGTCAACAGCGGCTGGCACAGCAAGGGTTTCTTCCGCGATTTCTGGCGCACGATCTCGGGTTGGTAGCTGCTGGCGCGGTGAAATCTGCAATCGTCGTAAGACCGGTGAGTTGTACTAGGTCGATACCACTATCGTGCCCATCGCCGGTAACCACGGCACACCTGAGCGCTTCGTCTCGATTCGCATAGACATCACGGAGCACAAGGAAGCTGAAGCGCAGGCGCAGCGCCTTGCTGAGCAAGACGATTTGACGGCCTTGTGTAATCGGCGAGCCTTGCTGCGGGCACTGGATGAGGCGCTGTCTGCCACGGGGCGGGACGGACAGGCGGCCTGCGGCTTAGTCCTGTTCTTGGACATCCAAGACTTCAAGTCCGTAAACGAGTCTCGGGGGCACCAGGTGGGCGACCGTGTGCTCTACGCCGTGGCACGGCGCTCGATGATCTCTCGCGCAAGGTAGATACGGTGGCGCGTGTCGGTGGCAATGAGTTCTGCCTGCTCGTGCACGATGTGGAAGCGTCCGAGGCGGAACGTGCGGTGGATCGAATCGATCGCGCGCTGCAGGCGCCCTTCCACGTCGATGGTGTCCCCCTAGCCCTCGCGCTTTCAATGGGTGCCAGGCGCTACCCTGGCGATGCGACAGACGCGCCACAGTTGCTGCGCTGTGCGGGTATGGCGACGCGTGCGGCCAAGGCTCAAGAGCCGAGCAAAGCGTTCTTCAGTAGTGCTCTGCAGGAGGACATCGAGGCGCGCTTCGCGCTGCAGCAGTCGCGCGAGGCGGGCTTCGATCCCGGCGTGTTCTCCGTCAACGTGAGCGCCGAGCAGCTACGCCTGCCTGGGCTGGCTCAGGAGGTAATCGCCGCCGCTCGCGACCACCGGATCGAGCCCAGGTGCTTGGAGTTGGAGATCACCGAGACTGCCTTCATCAGTCAGGCGACGGAGCATGTAGAGCGCAACGTCCGCGCGCTTCGCCAACATGGCTTCACGGTTGCCCTCGACGACTTCGGCACCGGTTCTCCTCCCTGACTCACCTCAAACGCTTCCGCGTTGATATCTTGAAGATCGATCGCCAATTTGCAGCACGGCGGCGATGACGATGAAATAATGCGCTCGATCATCGG
Above is a window of Pseudomonadota bacterium DNA encoding:
- a CDS encoding porin; translated protein: MISKWKTRGLTAGVALALAAAYPAVAQDDEATFSISGWINEGAAFYDDGESSDIVQTSDNGTTLGSRITFAGSAPLPNSGMKAGFEVILEPQSIFTPLIFSNQTNFDSQVGGDIRLLGSSAYVEGKAGKLTFGLQSMPTDNIAVLADPSLTLWSSISPLFRFNGFSIRGTGDGAAVWGDFAECLTGNELQGAGGIGIDCNGIYRNGIRYDLPTITEGLNIAIGYANDDIYDVALKYNHDFGGATGVFHIGYAENNGGTTFYESASNLQVQAGLMHKDSGIFGTLAFQSEEAEDLSATAQAIGYGDDTTAWWFKGGVKRSFFSWGDTALTGWYGQYNDQFGDINATLTTGMITDSQMDRFGLSIDQYFGSKLIMYLVWETLDIEVDGTTTQVEAAFNNAEQINSVVLGMTFFF
- a CDS encoding PAS domain S-box protein → MTEAREVSGTLSAFQQALNEQAIVSIADRTGAIRFVNDRFCAINAYAREELLGQEHRVVNSGWHSKGFFRDFWRTISGW
- a CDS encoding PAS domain-containing protein, encoding MIGDPNLLALVATHTRDMIIVTDAQERIVWVNAAFVARTGYSAEESIGNRPAPCCRGRRLTLGCASA
- a CDS encoding EAL domain-containing protein, which gives rise to MATRAAKAQEPSKAFFSSALQEDIEARFALQQSREAGFDPGVFSVNVSAEQLRLPGLAQEVIAAARDHRIEPRCLELEITETAFISQATEHVERNVRALRQHGFTVALDDFGTGSPP